AAAACAAGATCAGCGGTCTACCCGTCCTTGATCCTGTCGGCGTGAATCTTGTTGGTATCATCACAGAGTCCGATATTTTCCGTCTTGTTGCCCAGGAATGGTCGACAAGACGACACGGTTCGATTCATTTACCACGCAAATAAGCATCTCAAAGATAAGGAACTGCGGATAGCTGCTACTCATACCGCATTCGATCTGAAGAACGCTGTCTCAACGCCAAACCTCAATAAGCATTATCGAGTGACAAGCACTGCTCGATCTGCCAGCTTTACAACCATCTCCGTTGTATCCTGGAAAAGCAGCTCATACAGCCGTCCATGGTGACTCGCGCTTAACGCGATTAAGTCACAATCCTCTTTTTCTGCCGTTTGCAGAATGTTGGTTACAGTGAAACCCAACTGCGCCCTGAACTCTGTTCTTACTTGGTGGTATTGCAAATACCCACGCATCTGGCCAGAGATCTCGGCTGCCCTTATTTGCGTATTTGCTAGTGCTAAACCGAACAAACTCGCTTCGGCTCGTTTTGCCAACTCCGCCGCCAATTCAAGGACATGGTCGGATGCTGCGTCACCGTGATGGACAGTGAGGATTTTTTGTAGCATTGAGCATTGCTCATGAACAACGATTATCGGTTTTGTAATGTGGGCCAAGATATCATCAATGCCGTCGTGGATGAGTCGCAATCCGCTAGTTTTAACTGACTCAGGAATACCGACCACGACGAGATCGGCAGTATGCGCTTTTTCACAGAGGTTTCTTACAGGATTGCCAGTAATAGTATCAACGTGAGCGGATAAAAACTCGAATTCAGCGAGTACTGATTCCGTATTGTCGAAAATTCTGGCAGCTAGGTCTTCCTGACTGCGATGTCTTTCATCGGCAAAGTAGATACACGAAAGGTGGGCGTCTAACAGGGCAGCTAAATGCCCAGCATATTCAAAGGCATTTTTTTCATGTGGTGTGTCGCCGATGGCGACGAGGATGTTCTGAATCATTGTATCTCCTTCTTCGTGGGATTATCCTTCTGCTCCGTCCCCCTGAACTTTTGTAATATCTAGACAATCCCGTCAATTTATTAACCGATAGTGCTGATTTGATGACTGGTCATGAGTAGGTATAATGATAAACTCAAAAAACAGCACAAAAATCAAAAAACATATCCAAGCCAAGTGTTATCCATCTGACATGGTAAACTTTCCGCTGATTGATAGGGTTGACCTCCATAGCAATAACAATAGAACCTGCACTTTGCAACAACACCGGCTTGTAAATAGATAAAGTAAAATCCAACATATAACCCAAGTTGCTAATTGTCAAACCCGCTCGGCTCCGACTCTCGGAACGGAGCCATAAACACCCGGACTTTCGCGCAATGTTCCGGGCGGATTAAGCCGAGATTATCGCGCCATATGCTAGGGATGTTGTGCAGTGGATTTGTCAATCCGCTGCGAGCCGTGCTGACTCTATTTAGCGTTCCCCCGGTTTGTCATATTCCTCATAAGTAACAACTTATGTTATACATAAAAAAAGTGAAACCCAACACCTAATCCAACCGATTCGCTGATTATCAGTGCTGAGTTTCACTTTATTGGTTCAAGTGAAGCATAATGGATAATACATAAGAAAATCTTACGCATTACGTTTTACGCATTTAGAACGTGTAACCGAACTTAGCATACCAAAACGCGCCGTTAAAGCCAAATGGGCTGAATTGACCGTATTGGTTGCCAATATTACCGGACTTCGGATTTTCATCGGGGTAGGTGTTGAGGAGGTTCTGGACACCGATCGTTATGACTAAACCGGCAGACGCCATGTAACTCGAT
This genomic stretch from Candidatus Poribacteria bacterium harbors:
- a CDS encoding CBS domain-containing protein, producing the protein NKISGLPVLDPVGVNLVGIITESDIFRLVAQEWSTRRHGSIHLPRK
- a CDS encoding universal stress protein; translated protein: MIQNILVAIGDTPHEKNAFEYAGHLAALLDAHLSCIYFADERHRSQEDLAARIFDNTESVLAEFEFLSAHVDTITGNPVRNLCEKAHTADLVVVGIPESVKTSGLRLIHDGIDDILAHITKPIIVVHEQCSMLQKILTVHHGDAASDHVLELAAELAKRAEASLFGLALANTQIRAAEISGQMRGYLQYHQVRTEFRAQLGFTVTNILQTAEKEDCDLIALSASHHGRLYELLFQDTTEMVVKLADRAVLVTR